A region of the Arthrobacter sp. FW306-07-I genome:
GCCCTCGTTGATGCGGCGCAGGGCCTCACCGAGGTTGGTGGCACCGCAGACGAAGGGAACCTTGAAGTTCCACTTGTCGATGTGGTTGACGTAGTCGGCCGGGGTCAGGACCTCGGACTCGTCGATGTAGTCCACGCCGAGGGACTGCAGGACCTGGGCCTCCACGAAGTGGCCGATGCGGGCCTTTGCCATGACCGGGATGGACACGGCGTCAATGATCTGGTCGATCATGTCGGGATCGGACATGCGGGACACGCCGCCCTGGGCGCGGATATCGGCGGGAACGCGCTCGAGCGCCATGACCGCCACGGCACCGGCGTCTTCGGCGATGCGGGCCTGCTCGACGTTGACGACGTCCATGATGACGCCGCCCTTGAGCATCTCGGCCATGCCACGCTTCACGCGGCTGCTGCCCGTGACGCTGCTCGCGGACGAACCGGCCTCGTTGCTTACATCAGGTGTAGACACAAAAACCCCTATGGGTAGACAGATGATCTTCGCCGGGCATGCGGCGGCAGCTGCCGGAGGTGCACGCACGGGTTGCCGGGTCCCTTGACCGGGCACTTATATACTAGTCCCCCGCCGCGGGACCGGCTTAATCATGCTTAATCAGCGGAGGTTGGTGCTGCCAAGGCCTGCCGGTGCACCGAGAGTACACGCTGCACCACGGTAATGAGGCTGGCCAGCGCCAGAAGCACCAGCGTGACCAGGAGCACCACTGGCGGGAGTCCAAGGCCGGTCAGGCCGGTGACAACCAGCACGGATACCAGGCGCTCTGCACGCTCCGCGATTCCCACGTTGGCGGTGAATCCCAGGGACTCGGCCTTGGCCCTGGCGTAGGAAACCACCATGCCCAGGACAAGGCACAGCAGGGCGGCGACGGCGATGGGCGGGTTGTTGCCGCCGGTGAAGAACCAGACGGAAACACCGGCGAAGAGGGCGCCGTCGGCGATCCGGTCCAAGGTGGAATCGAGGAAGTTCCCCCAGCGGCTCTTGACCTCCTGCATTCTGGCCATGATGCCGTCCAGGACATCTGAGAAGATGAACGCCGTGATGAAGAGGGTCCCCCAGAAGAGCTGGCCCAACGGGTAGAACACGAGGGCACCCGCCGCAACCCCTGCTGTGCCAAGGATGGTGACCGCATCCGGGGAAACACCCATCTTCAGAAGCCAGCGGGCCAATGGGGTAAACAGGGCGGTGAAGAAACCGCGGGCATGCTTATTCAGCATCCGACTCCCCGGGCCAGGCGTCGGCCACCAACTGCCGGACCTCGTCAAGGGTCTGAGTGATGGCCTTGGTCTGGGCGATGATGGGGAAGAAATTGCCGTCCCCGCCCCACCGCGGAACGATGTGCTGGTGCAGGTGCGCCGAGATCCCGGCACCGCCCACAACTCCCTGGTTCATGCCCAGGTTGAAGCCACCGGGATTGGAAACCTTGCGCAGGACCCGCATGGCTGTCTGGGTCAGGTCGGCGAATTCTGCTGTTTCGTCAACCGTAAGATCCGTGTAGTCCGGGATGTGCCGGTACGGGCAGACCAGCAGGTGGCCTGGGTTGTAGGGGAAGAGGTTGAGCACCACGTAGCAGGTGCGGCCGCGGTGGACGATGAGGGCCTCTTCGTCGGTGCGGCCGGGGCCCACGCAGAACGGGCAATCATTCTCGTTCTTGAACTGGTGCTGACCGCCCTTGATGTAGGCCATGCGGTGCGGAGTCCACAGGCGCTGGAAGGCGTCCGGGACACCGGCGAGGGCAAAATCGTCGGTAACGCCGGCATCGCCTGGATAACCTGCGCCTGTGTTCTCCTGCACTGTGTTGCTTCCGTTCGGCTAGCTGGTCCGGTTGCGGACGGCGTCGGTGATCCGTTTGACGGCTTCCTCCACCGGCACGCCGTTGTCCTGACTTCCGTCGCGGAAGCGGAACGACACCGCGCCTGCTTCCGCATCGTCGCCGCCGGCGATGAGCACGAACGGGATCTTGTCCTTGCTGGCGGTGCGGATCTTCTTGGGGAACCGGTCGGAGGACGTGTCCACCTCGGCACGGATACCCGCTGCCTTAAGTTGATCGACGACGTCGAACATGTACTCGTTGAACGCTTCGGCGACCGGAATGCCCACCACCTGGACCGGCGCCAGCCATGCGGGGAACGCACCGGCGTAGTGCTCGGTGAGGACACCCATGAAGCGCTCCACGGAGCCGAACAGCGCGCGGTGGATCATCACGGGGCGCTGGCGGCTGCCGTCGGCGGCCTGGAACTCCAGCTCGAAGCGTTCCGGCAGGTTGAAGTCCAACTGGATGGTGGACATCTGCCAGGTGCGGCCCAGCGCGTCCTTGGCCTGCACGGAAATCTTGGGACCGTAGAACGCAGCTCCACCCGGGTCCGGCACAAGCTCCAGTCCGGACTCCTGGGCCACCTCGGAAAGGGTCCTGGTGGCTTCTTCCCAGGTAGCGTCGTCGCCGACGTACTTTTCCGGGTCCTTGGTGGACAGTTCCAGGTAGAAGTCGTTCAGGCCGTAGTCCTTGAGCAGGTCCAGGACGAAGTTGAGGGTCTTGGTGAGTTCGTCCTTCATCTGCTCGCGGGTGCAGTAGATGTGGGCGTCGTCCTGTGTCATGCCCCGGACGCGGGTGAGGCCGTGCACCACACCGGACTTCTCGTACCGGTAGACCGACCCGAATTCGAACAGCCGCAGTGGCAGTTCACGGTAGGACCGGCCGCGGGAGCGGAAGATGAGGTTGTGCATGGGGCAGTTCATCGGCTTCAGGTAGTAGTCCTGGCCGGGCTTGCGGACGGTGCCGTCCTCGTTGAGTTCGGCGTCCACGTGCATGGCGGGGAACATGCCGTCCTTGTACCAGTCCAGGTGGCCTGAGACCTCGTACAGGTGCCCCTTGGTGATGTGCGGGGTGTAGACGAACTCGTAGCCGGCCTCGACGTGGCGCTGGCGGGAGTAGTCCTCCATCTCCTTGCGGATGATGCCGCCCTTGGGATGGAAGACGGGCAGGCCAGAGCCCAGTTCGTCCGGGAAGGAAAACAGGTCCAGTTCGGAGCCCAGCTTGCGGTGGTCGCGGCGTTCGGCCTCGGCGATGCGTTCCTGGTAGGCCTTCAGCGCTTCCTTGGTGGGCCAGGCCGTGCCGTAGATGCGCTGCAGCTGCTGGTTCTTCTGGTTGCCCAGCCAGTAGGCCGACGACGAGCGGGTCAGGGCGAAGGCGTTGGAGATGAACTTGGTATTGGGCAGGTGCGGGCCGCGGCAGAGGTCGCACCAGACGGTGGTGCCTTCCTTGCGTTCTACGTTGTCGTAGATGGTGATGTCGCCGGCACCGACCTCGACGTTTACGCCTTCCCCGGCCTCGGCGGCGTCGTTCTTCCTGCCCAGCAGTTCGAGCTTGTAGGGCTCGTTTTTCATCGCTTCGCGTGCCTGGTCCTCGGTGACGACGCGGCGGACGAACTTCTGGTTCTGGTTGATGATCTTCTGCATCATCTTTTCGAGGGTTTTGAGGTCCTCGGGGGTGAACGGCTCGGCAACGTCGAAGTCGAAGTAGAAGCCGTCGGTGATGTAGGGGCCGATGCCGAGCTTGGCGTCGGGACGCAGCTGCTGCACGGCCTGGGCCATGACGTGGGCCGTGGAGTGGCGCAGGACGTTCAGGCCGTCGGGGGAATCAATGGTGACACCCTCCACCTCGGCGCCTTCGGGAAGTTCCTGGTCCAGGTCCTTCAGTTCGCCGTTAACGCGGGCAACGACAACGTCACGGCGCTCAAAGAAGAGTTCCGCACCGGTTGTCCCGGTAGTCACCTTGGTCTCTTCGCCATCGACGAGAAGGGTGATCTGCTGGGCATCTGACACGGGTGTCTCCTATTCAAAGTTGAGGCTTCATAGCTTGTGGCATACGGGGACCACAGCCAGCCATCGTCAATGCTATCGGTTCCGGTCAGGGCCGACCAACGCGGCGCACGGCAGGTGCAGCGGACAAAAACTGCAGGCTCACCCGTTGAAACCGGTGATCGCCAGTGTCCTGCTGATGCCATCCAGGGGATGGGGCACGTCCCCGCCGCTCGCCGTCGTGTTTTCCGGGAAGGGCAAGGTGTCCGTCCGGCGCAGGTCCCACGCCATGCTCGCGCTGATGCTGATGCCCCGGGGTCCGGTCCTGCGGGTGGTGCCGCGGATCAGCAGCAGGCGGGTGCCGAACAGGAGCGGGCCGGCGCTTTCCTGGGCCTCGTGGAAGAAGACAGAATCCACGCAGCCGGTGCCGTCGTCAATGCTGATGAACACCACCCTCCTGCCGCCGCGCATGGGTGGCGTTTGGGTGGCCACGCGCACTCCTGCCACCAGCACTTCAGTGCCGTTGCGCAGGCTGAGGAGCTTATCCGCTGTGGTGACGCCCAGCTTTTCCAGCAGCGGCCGGTGGCTGTCCATCAGGTGGGTGCTGACATCGACGGCCATAAGGTCCAGTTCTGCCCTGACGTTTTCCACCAGGGTGGGGGCGGGAAGCCCAGGCTTGATGTTCCGCAGTTCGATGTCGCCCAGGGGAAGTGCCAGCTGCCCTTCCAGCACCTCCAGGCCTTTGCGCGTTCCGTTGGCGGTTTGGAACTGCTGCAGATGGTGCACCAGGTCCGCGCGGTTGGCCGGGCCACCTGCTTCCCGATGCAGGGAATCGAAGGCACCCAGCTGGGCCAGGCGCCGGATGCTGGGCTTGCTGAGCCGCGAGCGCGCCCGGAGGTCGGCCAGCGAGTCATAGGGCTGTCCGGCTACGATCCGTTTCAATTCGGCCGCAGACAGCCCGTAGATCCCGTTCAGGCTGAGCCGGATTCCCAGCTTTCCAGTGTCCTTGCCGGATTCGATCCGCTCCACCCTGTATTCGGCCTTGCTCCTGTTGATGTCCAGGGGAAGGATGGGGATGCCCAGCCGCCGGGCTTCGGAAACCAAAAGCCGTTTGGGATACATTCCGGGATCGTGCTCCCACAGGCCCGCCAGGAAGGCTTCGGGATGGTGTGCCTTCAGCCAGGCGGACTGGTAGGTGGGAACGGCGAAAGCAGCGCCATGGGCTTTGCAGAAGCCGAAACTGGCAAAGGACTTTAACGTCCCCCATACCTTTTCCACTACCTCGGGGGTATATCCCCTGGCCTTGGCGTTGCGCCGGAAGTATTCCTCTACCTGCGCTTCCCCGACCTCGTTGCTCAACGCCCTGCGGAACTCGTCGGCCTTGGCAAGCCCGCAACCGGTCATGATGTTGAGGGTTTTCAGGATCTGTTCGTGGAAGACCGTGACCCCGTGGGTTTCCTGCAGCACGGGTTTGAGGTCCGGGTGCGGATACACCTCAGGGGCAAAACCGTGGCGGTGTTCCAGGAAGGGCCGCACCATATCCGATTTCATCGGTCCTGGGCGGAACAGGGAGATATCAATGATGAGGTCGTTGAATTCACGGGGCGCCATCTTGCCGATCAGTTCCCGCTGCCCGGGGGATTCAATCTGGAAGCAGCCCAGGGTGTGCGTGCTCCTGATCAGTTCGTAGGTTGGTTCATCGTCCAGGGGGACGGCGTTCAGGTCGATCCGGCCATCTCCGGCAATGTAATCCGGCCCGGTGCCGTCAGGTCCCAGTGGGTGCCGCCCCGCTGCCACCACTTCCTTCTTGGTGGGGTGGATGCGGATGATCTCCCTGACAGCGAAAGCCATGGCGCTTTGCATGCGGACACCCAGGACATCGAGTTTGAGCATGCCCATGGGGTCCATGTCGTGTTTATCGAATTGGCTCATGGGCAGGCCAAGCCCGCTTGGCTGGACCGGGGTGCGGTCCAGGAGCGTTGCATCGCCCAGGATCACGCCGCACGGGTGCATTGAGATGTGGCGGGGAAGCCGGTCCAGGCGTTCGGTCAGGTCCACCAGCAGGTCAAGCTGCTGGTTGCCATCGGCATCGCGCTGTTCAACCCTGCCGGCAAACTCCCGCAGCTCGGGCTTCTCCTGCAGCGCCTCACGGAACTTGCGCGCCGAGAACCGCCACAGCTGCTTGGCGATCTCCCCCACCTCGCCGTCGTCCATCCCCAGCGCCAGCCCGGCGTCGCGCACTGCCCCCCGTGCCCGGTACCCGTTCTGCATACTCATGAGGGTGACCCGCTCGGACCCGAACCGTTCGAAGATCCGCCGGTAGACGTTGTGCCGTTCTGCGCTTTCGACGTCGATGTCGATGTCCGGAAGGGTGGCGCGGTCGTTGGAAAGGAACCGTTCAAAAATGAGATCGTGCTGGAGGGGATTCACATGGCTGACGTCAATCAGGTAGTTGACCAGGCTGGAGGCCCCCGACCCCCTGGCGGCCGCCCTGACCCCCATGTCCTGGATCATCCGCGACACCTCCGCCACTGTCAGGAAGTAGGAGGAGAAACCGAGGCTGTTGATGATCCTGAGCTCATGGTCCAGCCGAAGCAGCATGTCCTTCTCAGCCTTGCCGCTGACACCGGGGAACCGCCTCCCGATTCCTGCATGGCAGCGCTGGAGAAGTTCGGCGTGCGGATCCTGGTTGATGCCAATGACTGATGCTTCCGGGACCACCGGCTGCTTCCACCCCATATCGGCGGTGGGGTCAATCCTGCAGAGGTCGGCGAGCGCCTCGGTCTGGGCCATCAGCTGCTTGAGGTCCGCGGCGCCATAACCGGCCGCGGAAATGATCTCCTTTCCCAGGGCCAGCATCTGCTCCCCGGATTTCAGCCACCCCTGTCCGGTTGGCTGCAGGAGCGGCTCCCCTGCCAGCTCCGGCAGGGACTTCAGGGTCCTGGCTGAGTCCAGGACGTCGGCAGTGGGGGCTCCATCGGCGGCGCAGTAGCGGACGGCATTGGTGAGGATGGCGGGTACATGGTATTCCTCGGCAAGCCTGAGCATGCGGACAGCATGGGCCGTGCTGAACGGGGTACCCGGGGCGCTGAGCTGGGAGACGATTTCCGCTACGACCGTTCCCGCGGGCATGGCATCGATCCATTGCTTGAACAAGGTCCGGGGGCGCAGGTAGCGACGCCCGCCCATGGACCTTCCGACGTCGGAGTCGGGGCCGAGCAGGACGGTCAGCACGGGTTTGAGGGTTTGGGGGTCCAGGGTGCGGGAGGCGAGTTCGGCGCGGGTGACTGCCGCGGGCACTGCTCCCCCGGCTTTCCCGGAAGTCCTGGCGTGGGCGTCGGAGACCAGCCGGCAGAGCGCACGGTATCCGGCTCCGTTGTTGTTGCCCCTGGCCAGCACCACCACCCTGCCGGATACCTGCGTGCGGTGATCGCCGTCGTCGTCAAAGACTGCCAAATCCACTCCGACGATGGGATCGATGCCGGCTGCCATGCAGGCCTTGAGGTGCTTGATGGTGCCGTACAGGCCGTCCCTGTCGGTGCAGGCCAGGGCAGTGGCCCCGTCAGCGGCGGCTGCCATGGCCAGTTCCTCCGGCCAGGAGACGCCGTAGTGGGCGCTGAATGCTGTGGACACGTGAAGGTGGGTGAAGCTCATGCTGTTCTGTTTCAAGCAGTTCTGGGGCGCAGTGCGTCATGGATCCGCAGCAGCCGCCACCGGCCGCTGGGGATGTGGCGGGACAGGTCAAGGGTGAGGGGTTCTGTGCCGTCAGATTCTCCGGATTCCCCGGAACGGGGTGGCTTCCGGACGGGCAGCACCTGGATGCGCCAGATTTCGTGGTCCACCACGCCCTGCCCGCTTCCCAAGGGAGCCCTGGCGTCCTCCGCCCACCATTGACGGCGTTCAAACCAGCGGACAGGGTCGGCGCAGACTGCGTAAGACTTTCCTGCCCAGGTGAGGGATTCCGGTTGGCCTGCAGCGGAGCACACCACGTCAACGGACTCGCTGAACATGCCCATGGCGCCTCCCCGGACGGTAAAACTGGAATCGTTATTCGAACACGTATTCGAATAATGCCAGTCTACGCCGCGTCGGGAGCAAAACATAGGCGGGGGTGGACGGAGCGTGCGGCAGGGAGCAGGATGTTGGCATGAGTACCGATGACGCACTCCTCAAGCAGGCAAGCATCAAGGCCCAGGATTCCACGATCCTTGCCACGTTCGATATCGACGGCGCCATTCCGGAATCCGGCGCCTACGTGGTGGGGTTGATGGGGGCCTCGCCGGACTATTCATTCCAGCGGCGGCTGTGCATTGAGTTCATGAACGGGAAGGCAATCGCCTGCTACTCGTTCAACCGGGACCAGGGCGTCGAGGAGGATTACGACCTGTCCGGGGTGTCCCACTCGGAGAACACCATTACCGGGAGCTTTCCCCTGTCAGCCCTCAACGGGCTGGGACAGGGGCACGTCATTTCCGCCTTCAGCGAGGCGGACGGACGGGAGTTCCAGCACGGCGTGCCGGTGGAGGAGGCCCTGTAGGCCACCTCCACCAACACTTTAAAGTCAGCTGTTTTCTTTGTGGATCCGCAGTTCAAGTTCGATGAACGCAGAGATCATGGCCCGGTACGTTGACTCCACAATGTCAGGGTCAATGTCCTTTTTCTCAGCCGCTGAGCGCACGTGCTCGATAATGCGCTCCACCCGGCCCGGGGCGCGCACCTCGGCGTCATCACCCTTGAGGGTTCCGGCGATCCTGATCAGCCGTTCACGGCGGGCGATGAGGGTGACAATCTGCTCATCCACCTCGTCAACGGCAATCCGGACCGCAGCGAGCTGTTCCTTGTCGGCCCGGGCATCCCTATCGTTTCCTTGAATTGTCGCCATCGTCTGACAGTATCGAAGCATGGAGCCCAGAGTCGACTTTATCTCCCTCGGTGTCCGCAACGTTGCGGATTCACGCGCCTTCTATATTGACGGCCTTGGCTGGCCGGTCCACCGGGAGGTTGCAGGGGAGGTGCTGTTCATCCAGGTGAACCACGGCCTGATGCTCTCCCTGTGGGACGCACGCCAGATGCAGGCCGAAGCCGGCACCAATCCGCCGACCGGCGTCCCCTGCATCACCCTCAGCCACAACGTGGAAAGCCCGGCGGATGTGGACAGGGTCCTGGAGGAGGCGGCGGGGGCGGGCGCTGCCATCATCGCCGAGCCGGTCACCCAGCCCTGGGGCGGCTACACGGGCTACTTCGCCGACCCCGACGGCTTCCGCTGGGAAGTGGCCTATAACCCCACTTGGGCAGTGGACGACGCCGGCACCGTCACGGTGTGAAGGCCGGGCACCTTCAGAGGGGCTGCTGGAACAGTGCCTCCGCCGGGCGGATCAGTTCCGGGCCGTTGTTCCGGACATTGCCCACGTCCTTGCCCACCGAATCCACCTGCCAGTCAGCGGCGGCATCCTTGACCCGTGACCGCACCAGGTCCACCAGCCCGGCTGCGTCATCGGCCCGGGGGTCCAGCCAGGCTTCCATCGTGGCCTTGTCCATGGGCAGGGGCACCCTGTCGTGCAGTTCCGCCAGCTTCCCAAAGATGGTGGATTCCGTCCCCGGCGGAGGCGTGTCAGCGGTGAGGATGGACGTGGACAGCAGCCACCGCCCCGGCTGCCCTACAGGCACGGACAGGTCCTTCCACCATTCGTAGAGGCCGGCGAAAACCAGCCCATTGCCCTGGACCGGGTGCACGTAATACGGCTGCTTGGACTTCCCGGGGCCCTGCTTCCATTCGTAGTAGCCGTCCGCCGGGACTGCGCAGCGCCGTGACTTTACGGCTTTCCGGAATGCCGGTTTCTCCAGCACCGATTCGCTGCGGGCATTGATCATGCTGGACCCGATTTTCAGGTCCTTCGCCCAGGACGGGACCAGGCCCCAGCGTGCCACGTGCAGCTGGCGCACCTGCCTGGGCCCGGCGTTGTCCTCCTTCAGGCGCTCCAGCACGATGGGGACGGCGTCGGTGGGAGCTACATTCCACGACGGCGGAACGCTCACCTCGTCCTCCAGCTCGGCGTCGAACTCAGCCAGGAGGTCCCCCACGGCACGGGCCATTACGTAGCGTCCACACATGGCACCACCTTGCCACCGCCCGCCACAAACTGTCATCCAGCCCCGCCCACGCAATGCCGTACCGGGGAATACCGGCCGCCGCGCTACGGTTGAATGTAAGGAAACCTTCCAAGCGACGTATAGGAGCTCCCTGTGGACTTCACTCCCGAATCCGGCACCATCACCATGTTTTCCACCACCTGGTGCGGCTACTGCAACCGGCTGAAGAAGCAGCTCGATGCGCAGGGCATCGGCTACAACGAAATCAACATCGAAGAGGTGGAGGGTACCGCCGAGCTCGTGGAGCAGCTGAACGGCGGCAACCGGACCGTTCCCACCGTCCTCTTCCCGGACGGCACCGCAGCCACCAACCCGTCGGCTGCCGAGGTCAAGAGCCGCCTGGCCGCCTGATCCGGCCACCATCCCATGCGGCGCCGGCCGCACCACTGTTTGCGGGTCATGCCCCCAGGCTGCTGAATGAAGCAGATTCCAGGACGGCATGGCCCGCATACGTTTCCAGCAGGGCCTGCTCAACGGCTGCCACGTCCAGGCCGGGGACCAGGTCATTGGCTGCACCGGCGGTGGCAGGGTCCCAGTCCAGGCCCAGCGCCGCGTAGCTGTCCGTGAGGACCTTACGGATAGGGGCTGAGTCCTCCACCACAATCACGGAGCTGAACAGCCACCCGCCGGAGACCACCCGCTGGGCAGTCCCCACCAGCTTCAGCCGCCGCGAGCTGTCCTGCGGGTCGGTGCCGTGCACGCTGAACTCACCGGGGCAGTACTCCCCCGGGATCTCGCCCACAGCCGCCTGCACCCCCACGCTGCGCAAGGCCGTCGCAAAGAGTTCGCCGAAGTAGCCGAACCGTGCCTTGGAGCCCGCGACGGCATCCGCATCCGGTTCGATATGGTCCACCACCAGCGTGCCCTGGTGGTATGCGGCAGCGCGTCCGCCTGCCCTGCGGACCAGGGGCTCAAAGCCGTTCTCCCGGCAGGCGCGGGCGGCCGCGTCGAAACCCGGCAGCCGGGTGTCCCGCTGCCCGAACGCCACAGTGGGAGCTGGTCGGTACAGCCGCAGGGTGGGCCCTATCCCGCCACTCCTGGCCCTGGCCAACAGTTCCAGGCCAAATTCGAGGTCGCGGCCCGCGCCGAGGGACACGTCCTGCCGCACCACGGTGAGCGGGCGGAGTCCGGTAGCGGTATGGTGCATGGCGAAGCTCCCTGGGCTTTGGCGTCGACGGGTATTGGTGGCGACAGGTTCATTGGCAGCGGCCGGACGGGCCATCCCTAGGGTACGCCCGACGGCGGCACGCGACTTAACGCCCCCGGCGCCCCACCCACAGTGCGTGCAGCAGTGGAACTGCCGATGCTGCCATCAGCACGTTGCCCAGTACCAGGTCGTCGGCGCGGGCGATGGCGCCGGCGATCAGCACGGCGCCGAAGACCACGGCGGAGGCCGAGCGGCGCACGGCCCTTTCCAGCCGGGCCCCCTGCCGCTCCAGCCGGGGAACGGCCACCTCCAGTGATCCCTCTTCGAGCCGGCCGGCCAACGCGTCAAGCCGGCCTGGCAGGCGGAAGGCCACGGCGGCGGCATCGATGGCCTGCCGGGCCACATCCTGCACCACGTTGCCGCGCTCGTCCCGCAGCAGCTGTGCTGCGTAGGGTTCCACCGAGTCCCACAGGTTGAACCGCTCGTCGAGGGCACTGCACACCCCGGACGTCAGGGACATGGCACGGATGATCAGCAGGAAGTTCTCCGGCAGCTGGAACGGCAGCGAGCGGACCACGTCACCGAACTCCACGGCGAAGTCCCGGAACTCCCGCGGGTCCACCTCACGCAGTTCGGCAAACCCCATGCCGCCGAAACGGGCAAAGAGCTGCGTCATGGCCCGTTCCAGGCCCACGCTGTCCGCTGACGGCATCAGGACGCCCACGTCGTTGATGGCCGCCACAAGTCCTTTGCCGTCGCGCGCGGCCGCCGCGATGAGCAGCTTCCGCAGCCCGCTGCGGGTTGAGGCTGTTACTTCCCCCATCATGCCGAAGTCGATGAAGGTCAGCTTCCAGGGATGCTCCCCGGTGCCTGGCGGGACCGGGGTGACGAAGATGTTTCCCGGGTGCGGGTCGGCGTGGAAGAAGCCGTTGGTGAAGAGCTGGTCGAACATGATGGAGGCGAACACCGGCGCAACCTCGGCGGGGTCGATGCCGGCGGCGCGGAGCGCCCGGACGTCGGTGATCTTGATGGCCGTGACGTCCTCGAGGGTCAGCACGCGGCGGGTGGTCCGCTCCCACACCACGCCAGGAACCTCCACGCGGTCATCGCCGGCGAAATCGGCGGCAAAACGCTCTGCATTCACGGCCTCGTGCAGGTAGTCGATTTCCAGGAGGCTGGTCTGGGCGAATTCCTCCACCAGGGCCGGCATGTCGGCCCTGCGGGATACGAGCCGGATGTGGCTGAGCCAGCCGGCCACCTTGCGGAGGGCGGCGAGGTCGACGTCCACGATGGCTCCGATACCCGGGCGCTGCACTTTCAAAACCACGGCGTCGAGCCCGGTGTCCCCCGCGTCAACGTCATTGAGGCGGGCCCGGTGGGCCTGGCCCAGGGATGCAGCGGCGATGGGCGCTTGGTCCACGGACGCGAAAACACCTGCCAGCGGTGTCCCCAGTTCCTGTGCCGCCAGGGCAGAGATGGCCGGGAACGCAACCGGCGGCACTTCGTCCTGCAGCCCCTCCAACTCCTTGGTGATCTCCGGTGGAAGGACATCGAGCCGGGAGGACAGGAACTGGCCCACCTTGATCATCAGTCCCCCAAGTTCCACCGCCAGGTCATGGAACCGCTGCGCGAAGCGCCGCATCCGCCTGGAGCGGGTGCGCGCGGAGATCCGTCCCAGCCCGATCCGCGGCAGGAACAGTTCGAACCACCACGTGGCGGCGAGGTTCCAGGCGGCGAAACGCAGGATCCGCCGGTAGCGCCCCCGGTGCTCGCGCACGGGCAGCGAGGGGTCTGCGGCTTTGTCCTGGACGGTCGACGCCACCACCCGGGTCAGTCCTGGGCGAGGATGGCGTAGAGCCGGCGCCGGGCCTCGTCCAGCGCCACTACGGCCTGCTGCACCTGCTCCGGCGATCCGGTCCGGGCCACCTGGGCTGCCGCCTGGGCCAGCTCGATGCCGGCCTTGGGGAGCGAAGCAATTCCGGTTCCGGATTGGGGACCTGCAGGATCCCAGGGCGCAGCACCGTGGCGGGCCGCCACCTCCTCGCGCCCAGCTTCGGTGAGGGAGTAGATCTTCCGGCCGTTGGATTCCTCGGCGCTGATTGTTCCTTCATCGGCCAGCAGCTGCAGGGTGGGATAGACAGAACCTGCGCTCGGCTTCCAGCTGCCGCCGCTGCGCTCCTCGATTTCACGGATGATCTGGTAACCGTGCATGGGCCGCTCCGCGAGCAGGGCCAGGACCGCCGCCCGCACCTCGCCTTTCCCGGCACGGGTTCCCGCCCGCTTTTCGAACCGCGACCTCAGCTCTTCGACGGCCTGCCACATCCCATCGAAATTACCGGGACCGAATC
Encoded here:
- the pgsA gene encoding phosphatidylinositol phosphate synthase: MLNKHARGFFTALFTPLARWLLKMGVSPDAVTILGTAGVAAGALVFYPLGQLFWGTLFITAFIFSDVLDGIMARMQEVKSRWGNFLDSTLDRIADGALFAGVSVWFFTGGNNPPIAVAALLCLVLGMVVSYARAKAESLGFTANVGIAERAERLVSVLVVTGLTGLGLPPVVLLVTLVLLALASLITVVQRVLSVHRQALAAPTSAD
- the thrS gene encoding threonine--tRNA ligase codes for the protein MSDAQQITLLVDGEETKVTTGTTGAELFFERRDVVVARVNGELKDLDQELPEGAEVEGVTIDSPDGLNVLRHSTAHVMAQAVQQLRPDAKLGIGPYITDGFYFDFDVAEPFTPEDLKTLEKMMQKIINQNQKFVRRVVTEDQAREAMKNEPYKLELLGRKNDAAEAGEGVNVEVGAGDITIYDNVERKEGTTVWCDLCRGPHLPNTKFISNAFALTRSSSAYWLGNQKNQQLQRIYGTAWPTKEALKAYQERIAEAERRDHRKLGSELDLFSFPDELGSGLPVFHPKGGIIRKEMEDYSRQRHVEAGYEFVYTPHITKGHLYEVSGHLDWYKDGMFPAMHVDAELNEDGTVRKPGQDYYLKPMNCPMHNLIFRSRGRSYRELPLRLFEFGSVYRYEKSGVVHGLTRVRGMTQDDAHIYCTREQMKDELTKTLNFVLDLLKDYGLNDFYLELSTKDPEKYVGDDATWEEATRTLSEVAQESGLELVPDPGGAAFYGPKISVQAKDALGRTWQMSTIQLDFNLPERFELEFQAADGSRQRPVMIHRALFGSVERFMGVLTEHYAGAFPAWLAPVQVVGIPVAEAFNEYMFDVVDQLKAAGIRAEVDTSSDRFPKKIRTASKDKIPFVLIAGGDDAEAGAVSFRFRDGSQDNGVPVEEAVKRITDAVRNRTS
- the pdxS gene encoding pyridoxal 5'-phosphate synthase lyase subunit PdxS; the encoded protein is MSTPDVSNEAGSSASSVTGSSRVKRGMAEMLKGGVIMDVVNVEQARIAEDAGAVAVMALERVPADIRAQGGVSRMSDPDMIDQIIDAVSIPVMAKARIGHFVEAQVLQSLGVDYIDESEVLTPADYVNHIDKWNFKVPFVCGATNLGEALRRINEGAAMIRSKGEAGTGDVSNATGHMRKIRFEIARLSSLPEDELYVAAKELQAPYELVKEVAAAGKLPVVLFTAGGIATPADAAMMMQLGADGVFVGSGIFKSGNPAQRAAAVVKATTFFDDPDVIAKASRGLGEAMVGINVDEIPQPHRLAERGW
- a CDS encoding HIT family protein, producing the protein MQENTGAGYPGDAGVTDDFALAGVPDAFQRLWTPHRMAYIKGGQHQFKNENDCPFCVGPGRTDEEALIVHRGRTCYVVLNLFPYNPGHLLVCPYRHIPDYTDLTVDETAEFADLTQTAMRVLRKVSNPGGFNLGMNQGVVGGAGISAHLHQHIVPRWGGDGNFFPIIAQTKAITQTLDEVRQLVADAWPGESDAE